A stretch of Arachis hypogaea cultivar Tifrunner chromosome 15, arahy.Tifrunner.gnm2.J5K5, whole genome shotgun sequence DNA encodes these proteins:
- the LOC112750881 gene encoding extra-large guanine nucleotide-binding protein 3: MASDSPEDDKTWEDVLRRMLPAGAPMPDEEQLDYSIAVEYVGPPVPYDVPRVDPVEIAAATAATAPIRTPSVASAASDYSTASPIPVAMPVHSRFSRFSRVRNGNGNGNGSGFGCEPRSPAAESQRSLSVSRTQFDSRSGEVDRSEFSGEDAADDAVSSASSPPQTAAPSSAPRAVEGKRPTTVTFNTPRDSEYDDDDDDEDDDGYTSPRSAATEPVGSPVAATAARAASAAPKKRWICSRCGNANRLKEKEACLVCDARYCSNCVLKAMGSMPEGRKCVSCIRKPIDESKRSSLGKSSRLLSKVCSPLEIRQIMKAEKECAANQLRPEQLIVNGRQLRQEELAEILGCPIPPQKLKPGRYWYDKDSGLWGKEGEKPDKIISSKLNIGGKLQSEASNGNTRVYMNGREITKIELRMLKLANVQCPRDTHFWVYDDGSYEEEGQNNIKGNIWGKASTRFICSLFSLPVPPTNPPGVKDNATNYSTRSVPEYLDHGRVQKLLLFGMEGSGTATLFKQAKFLYGSKFTEDELQNIKLMIQSNMYKYLSILLEGREQFEEEALAEKESTSLNGEGSGPGTTAEENKPTIYSINQRFKHFSDWLLDIMATGDLEAFFPAATREYAPMVDEIWRDPAVQETYKRREELHNLPDVAKYFLDRAIEISSNEYEPSEKDVLYAEGVTQSNGLAFMEFSFDDRSPMSEIYSENLNAPPPLSKYQLIRINSKGLRDGCKWLEMFEDVRVVIFCVALSDYDQLWPTSTGQFRNKMLASRDLFESLVRHPCFKDTPFVLLLNKYDAFEDKINKAPLSTCEWFSDFCPVRPHHNNHALAHQAFYYIAVRFKELYYSITGQKLFVGQTRGRDRGSVDEAFKYIREIIKWDDEKDDEYEINAEESFYSTEVSSSPYIRQE; encoded by the exons ATGGCATCTGACTCTCCCGAGGACGACAAAACCTGGGAGGACGTCCTCCGCCGCATGCTTCCCGCCGGCGCACCCATGCCCGACGAGGAGCAGCTCGATTACTCTATCGCCGTTGAATACGTTGGTCCTCCGGTTCCATATGATGTTCCCAGAGTCGATCCAGTCGAAATCGCCGCCGCTACCGCCGCCACAGCTCCGATTCGCACTCCATCCGTTGCCTCCGCCGCCTCCGACTATTCCACCGCGTCTCCGATCCCAGTCGCCATGCCAGTTCACTCGCGCTTCTCACGGTTCTCCCGCGTCCGCAACGGTAACGGAAACGGAAACGGTAGTGGATTCGGTTGTGAACCGCGGAGTCCGGCGGCGGAGAGTCAGAGGTCGTTGTCGGTGTCGAGGACGCAGTTTGATTCGCGCAGCGGCGAGGTCGATCGGTCGGAGTTCTCAGGCGAGGATGCCGCCGACGATGCTGTCAGCTCCGCTTCGTCTCCACCGCAGACGGCGGCTCCAAGCTCGGCTCCCCGCGCCGTTGAAGGTAAGCGCCCTACAACGGTTACCTTCAATACTCCTAGGGATTCTGAATatgatgatgacgacgatgaTGAAGACGATGACGGTTACACTTCCCCGAGATCGGCGGCGACAGAGCCGGTAGGATCTCCGGTAGCTGCAACGGCGGCACGCGCCGCCTCTGCCGCGCCGAAGAAGCGTTGGATTTGTAGCAGGTGTGGGAATGCGAATAGGTTGAAGGAGAAAGAAGCTTGTTTGGTGTGTGATGCTAGGTATTGTAGTAACTGTGTGTTGAAGGCTATGGGTTCTATGCCTGAGGGTAGAAAATGCGTAAGCTGCATTCGGAAGCCTATAGATGAGTCCAAGAGGTCAAGCTTAGGAAAGAGTTCTAGGCTTCTTTCTAAGGTTTGTAGCCCCTTGGAGATTAGGCAGATAATGAAGGCAGAGAAGGAGTGTGCCGCAAACCAGCTCCGGCCGGAGCAGCTTATCGTCAATGGCAGGCAGTTGAGGCAAGAGGAATTGGCTGAGATTCTTGGCTGTCCTATCCCGCCGCAGAAGTTGAAGCCTGGGAGGTATTGGTATGACAAGGATTCAGGACTTTGGGGCAAG GAGGGAGAGAAGCCTGACAAGATAATAAGTTCGAAGCTGAATATCGGAGGTAAACTTCAATCTGAAGCAAGCAATGGAAATACAAGGGTTTACATGAATGGTCGCGAAATAACGAAGATTGAACTCAGAATGTTAAAG CTGGCAAATGTACAATGCCCACGTGATACCCATTTCTGGGTTTATGATGATGGATCTTATGAGGAAGAAGGCCAAAACAATATCAAGGGAAACATATGGGGAAAG GCGTCCACTCGTTTCATTTGTTCATTATTCTCATTGCCTGTACCACCCACTAATCCTCCTGGGGTCAAAGATAATGCTACTAATTATTCAACAAGGTCTGTCCCTGAGTATCTGGACCATGGTAGAGTTCAGAAACTTTTGTTGTTTGGTATGGAAGGATCTGGAACGGCCACTCTCTTTAAACAG GCCAAGTTTTTATATGGAAGCAAGTTTACTGAAGATGAGTTGCAGAACATCAAGCTCATGATCCAAAGCAATATGTACAAGTATCTCAGTATTTTGCTGGAAGGACGAGAGCAGTTTGAAGAGGAAGCTCTGGCTGAGAAAGAATCTACTTCGTTAAATGGTGAAGGATCTGGGCCAG GAACAACAGCAGAAGAAAACAAGCCCACCATCTACTCAATCAATCAAAGATTCAAGCATTTTTCTGACTGGTTGCTGGATATTATGGCTACAGGAGATTTGGAGGCTTTCTTTCCTGCTGCTACCCGTGAGTATGCTCCTATGGTAGATGAGATCTGGAGAGATCCTGCTGTTCAGGAAACATACAAGAGAAGAGAGGAATTGCATAATCTTCCTGATGTTGCTAAATATTTTTTGGATCGG GCGATAGAAATATCTAGCAATGAGTATGAACCTTCTGAGAAGGATGTATTGTATGCTGAAGGAGTCACTCAGAGCAATGGTCTTGCCTTCATGGAATTCTCATTCGATGATAGGAGTCCCATGTCTGAGATATACAGTGAAAATCTTAATGCACCACCTCCCTTAAGCAA ATATCAATTAATTCGGATAAATTCGAAGGGTCTTCGTGATGGTTGCAAATGGTTGGAAATGTTTGAAGATGTGAGGGTGGTTATATTCTGTGTTGCCCTAAGTGACTATGACCAACTGTGGCCTACAAGTACCGGTCAGTTTCGTAACAAGATGCTGGCAAGCAGGGATCTTTTTGAGAGCCTTGTGAGGCATCCTTGTTTCAAAGACACCCCTTTTGTGCTTCTGCTAAATAAGTACGATGCTTTTGAAGACAAGATAAATAAAGCTCCTCTTTCAACTTGCGAGTGGTTTTCAGACTTTTGTCCTGTGAGGCCCCATCACAATAATCACGCCCTAGCACACCAAGCATTTTACTACATAGCTGTGAGATTCAAGGAGCTTTATTATTCCATTACCGGCCAGAAGCTGTTTGTCGGGCAAACCCGAGGCCGGGATCGAGGGTCTGTTGACGAGGCCTTCAAATACATAAGGGAGATAATCAAATGggatgatgagaaggatgatgaATATGAAATCAATGCAGAAGAGTCCTTTTACAGTACAGAAGTGAGCTCTTCTCCATACATTAGACAGGAATGA